In Indioceanicola profundi, the genomic stretch GCAGCGGCGTGCTGACGACGACCTGCGGCAGGGGTGGACTTCCGTCCGCTCTGCTCTGCGATGCCGGATCGCAGGCGGACAGGAGAAGGACGCCCAGGGCCGCAAAGGCCCAGGACAGATGTCCGATGGAACGCAACTGTGCCATTGGCAGCCCCTTTTGAATGCGCACGACCGGTCGTTCCCTGACCGGCGCAAGGTGTTCTGCCGCCTCACGATGGGGCGGGGCTTTTTGAAAATTTTTAAAAGTCGCTTCGCGACGGTACTTCAGACCAATGCCGGGCAGCGCTACCCAACTCTACTGCATGTCGGGAGCAAAAGCCGCCACAGCATTGGTGTTAAAATTCGGCGTCACCGGGCGGTGGTAGCCGTCAGAGAGACTTCAGCGGACTGCGTAAGGGTCGGGTCATTGCGGGCCGCTGCACTGGCATCCAGCCGCACCTGCTCCAACCTGTACTCGAGAGCGTTCATCTCGGCGACCAACTGCGCCCGTTCGTGATGGGTGGCACCCTCTCGCGATGCTTCAAACTCCTTCAAGAGGCAGGCCATCAGGGTTTGCCCCGAAGCCAGATAACGTTCCACCGCCTCCGCCGACAACGGGTTGGGTTCGGGCGGTAGGGGAGCGCAAGCCGCACTGGCTGCAGCGGATCCGGAAACCAGGCCGGTCGCCAGCAGCGCAGAGGCCAGGACGAAACGAAGACCACGCATTCCGATTGCTCCTCGATCCGAGGGACGGCCGGCCCATGGCGGGCCGACTTAGGTGACCACATTGATGCCGCAATTCGCTGCCTGCGCCTGTGACCGTCCGCACAAGCAGCAGAATACGATCTCCTCCCGGAGATTCGGGTCATCCTGGACGGGGAATCCACGGCCCAGGGCGGCCTTCGGCCTGGGTCTGCGGCGGCCTGCGCGTGCTTTGTCGCTATTGCAGGGCAGGAATGCATACGGCCAGGATGGCGAATGGACAACGCCCAAGGCTGCCGCGCCGAGGCGTATGCCTGCTGCCCGTCTGATCGGATCATCCCGCTTTCCGCCCCTGTCGTGTCGACCGGCGCACCATTGGCGGAAGCGGGCGGGGAGGATTGTAGGATAAGGCTGGTTTTGACCGAAACCGGCGCGTTCTACGGAAGGCTCCATGCTATTGAGCTCCGCTCCAACGGCCGGTGGAGCAGAGCCGTCAATGGTTTCCGGCTGCCATCCGCCTCAGGCCCGCCAGAAGATCCGGGTCCTGGATGACACGGGGCACTTTGTGCTGTCCGCCCAGCTTGCCGCGTCGGCGCATCCATTCGGTGAAGGTGCCAGGCGGGGCCGGCTCTACCAGGGGCGCCGCCATGCCAAAGCCGCCGGCCCGGTGATCCTTGTAGTCCGCGTTCTGGCGGGACAGACTTTGATCCAACGCCGATGCGAAGCCGGCGAGCATGTCTTCTTGGGGTGGACCTCCCCCGAACTCTACCACCCAGACATGGCCGCCCAGGCTGCCGGGCCGGTCGGACAGAACGGCGCCGACCGAGAAGTCGACTACCGTGGCGCCGCTTTCCGCCGCTGCCTCCGCCACAGCCTGCTCGATCTCCTCCCCGATCAGATGTTCGCCGAAGGCGGACAGGGTATAAGAGGTGCGGCCTGTGACCAGGATTCGGGGCGGCCGGGTCTCCACGAACCGCACCGTGTCCCCCAGTATGTAGGACCAGAGCCCGGCATTGCTGGACAGAACGATGGCGTAGTTCACGCCGGTCTCCACATTCTCCAGCCAGAATCGGCGGGGAGAGGGGCTGTCCAATTCCACCACCGGTACGAATTCGAAGAACAGGCCGTTGTCGGCCATCAGACGCAGCCCTTCTCCGGTGCCGCGGTCGGCCAGCGCCACAAACCCCTCGGACGCCGGATACACCTCCCGCAGTTCGGCGTGGCTTCCCTCCAGCATCCATTCGAAGGCAGGGCGGTAGGGGGAGAAGTTCACGCCGCCATGCACCAGCAGCTCCAAATTCGGATAGAAATCCACCGCTCGCCGTCCGCGCCCAGGGGCCAGTTCCGCCAACCGATCGAAATAGAGCAGCAGCCAACTTGCCGTGCCGCCGATGGTGCGGATGTCGAGCTCAAGGGAGGCGCTGCCCATCCGGTCCACCTTCTCCGCCCAGTCGGAGAGGCGGGCAAGGTCGGGCGGCGGGTAATAGAAGGGCCGCGCCCAAGCAGGAATTTCGTTGGCGGCAATGCCGGACAGGTCGCCAGCCAGAACGCCGGGAGCGAGCTGCTCCATCGCCGTGCTGCCGCCCAGCATGAAGTTCAGCCCGCCCAGCACCCGGCTGTAGGGGCGGGCGCGGAGATGGTGGACGATGATGTCCAGCGCCGCCCGGCGGTTCGCCCGTACCATCTCCCGGCTGACGGGGATGTATTTGGTCCGGCCTGTCGTGGTGCCGGAGGTGGCGGCCAGATAGGGGATGTGGCCGGGCCAGCTCACATCCTTCAGGACCGGAAATACGGCCTTCCACCAGCCTTCCCACATCTCCTCATACCGGCGCAGGGGAACCGCCGACTGGAAGTCCTCGACGGTGCGGATACGGGCGAAGTCATGATCGCGGCCGAAGCGCGTCTGTGCGGCCCGTTGCAGCAGGCACATCAACTGGCGACGTTGCGCTTCCACCGGGTCCTGGCGGTCCAGCGCCCGCCCGCGCTGGCGGGCGTAGAGACGGAACAGGGGTGTCGCGTCCAGCATGGGCAGCCTCGTCTCAGGCTCCGGCCGGGCGCAGAACGGTTAGATGCGGCATCTCCCGCTCCGCCGTGTCGGGACGTAGCGGCAGGCGGATATAGCGCCCCTCCTGCCATAATGCGAACTGGTCGAAGAAGGTGCTGCTCCCCAGGAACCCGTCCTGCCCGCCAAGAAGGCAGAAATCATTGCAGTCCGGGTCCGCCAGGTCGCTGATATGGCGGGCGACAGCGCCAAGCTTGACGGCGTGCCTGCCGCTGGAAAAGCCGTGGGCGGTCTTCATCAGGGTCTCGTTGCTGCCGGCGGCAGGGACATCGGCGAAGCGGTAGCGCTTTCCCACCAGCGGCAGGGCGCCCAGCGGGTGGCGCAGGCGAAGACGGTGCATCCGTCCCCAGTTCTGGTGCCGGTCCAGCGCCTTGCAGGTCCGCTGGACCGCGGGCTTCATGGCGCGCGCCAGTCGGGCGGCTGACAGGCCGGCCAGATCCTGACGCAGCAGCGCCCAGGGCTCCCAGGCATGGGTATAGATGTCCAGATCCTCCTTGCCGTGCAGTTCGCGCAGCAGGTGATAGACCAGCAGCTCCAGCGCCACCGGCGCCTCCGCCTCCACTGTGAAGTGGCCGTCCCAGTCGCGCAGCAGCCCGACCAGCCGGTCGCGCGCCGGGTCCGTCGCGGCAGCCCCCCCGGTGGCCAGTGCAAGCAGGCGGTCGCGTATGTCGATAGCGGAGCGCATCAGCACGTCGCGCTGGGCCTTGCGCAGAACCAGCCCATCCACCTTGCCCCCTCCAGTCAGCTCATGCAGCCGCGCCACCCTGTCGTCGGGGGAGAAGAACCAGCCCACCGCCATCCACTCCAGCCCCTTCGGCCGGTCGTTGGCGGAGGCGACGACGCCCCCGTCCGGATTGATGCAATGGGGCAGGTTGCGGACACTGGCCATCCGCTCCCAATGCTCATCCGCCTCGGCGCCCAGCACCAGGTCGGGCGGCGGCTTGGTCGGGCGGCGCGGCAGGTGGGCGGCCATGCAGGTGCCGACCCGGCCCTGTTGGTCCGCATAGATCATAGTCAGCGCCGGCACGGCATAGCCCTCCAACGCCGAAAGGAACCCCTCCCAGTCCGCGGCCCGGCTGACCGAGAGCAGTGAGGTGAGTTCATCGCTGACCCGGTGGCCGACCCAGCGCAAGGCAAGGACGCGCCCCAGTCGGGTGGGGAGCAGCGGAGCGTCAGAAATGATCGGCTCATCCCCCCGGCTGCGTACAGTGACGGCGACAGGCTTGCCGCCGCGGACCCGGATCACCTCCCGGCGCTCCTGCAGCGGCGTTCCCGCCGGCACCTCCACCAGTTCGCTGCTGGCGGCATGCAGGCTGGTGCCGCCCCAAGCGATCCGGGGATTGCGGCCCAGCCCGATCACCGGCACGCCAGGAATCATCAGCCCCACCGCGTTGTGCCCGGGACTCTTCATCCCCGCCAGCAGCCAGAGGTTCGGCAGGGTGATGCCGAGATGGGGATCGCTGGCGATCATGGCGCCGCCGCCAGCCGTCCGCCCCGCCGCCACGGCTACGGAGTTGCTGCCGCTCCGGCTGAACAATCCGAGCAGGGCGGGCATGGAGTCCAGCAATGCCGGGTTCAGCCCGGGCAGGCCACCACCGGCGAAGCTCGGAACGCCGATGGCATCCTCCCCAACCATGCGCTCCCACAGCTTCAGCCAGTCGGGCCGGCCGGCCAGTTTCAGAAGTGGAACCCAGACCTTCCAGGTGAAATCGGTGGCGGCCAGCCGGCTCAACGCCACCAGATCCTCCATGCTCCAGGGCTCCGGCCGGAAATCCAGCAGCCGGAATTCCTCCGGCAGCTCGGGCGCGTTGGCGATCACATGATTGATGCCGTCGCGGAAGCCTTCCAGCCACTCCCGGGTCTCGGCCGGCATGCCGGCCATGATGCCGGGCAGTGCGGCGGGAACATTCAGGATGCGCAGCATGTGATCGACCTGCACCGCTGCCGGTCCCAGAACTTCCGCCAGCCGGCCCCAGGCCGCCCGTCGCATGAATTCGATCTGGGTCAGCCGCAGATGGGCATGCACCACGCCCAGCCCCACCGCGAGATCGCGGTCATGCTCCGCCAGGACATAGGGAATCTGGTGGTTGTTCCAGCGGATGCGCACCGGCGCTTGCACGGGAAGACCGGCCGCCGGAATGGCGGACAGCCTGTCCTGGAGGGAAAGGGCCTTGCGTCGGGTGCGGAGTGCGCGCGCGGTGATGCGGGCTCCCAGTCCCAGCAGGCCGAGAAGCGTGCGTCGATCGGGCATCGCAAACGGCAACAGCCTTCGGGGTCGTAGCGTTCCCCGCAAGGTTGCGTCACCATTCCAACGCGCTGGCAAGGAAAACGCCGCGGCAGGTCCCCCGCCGCGGCGTCCAACTTCTGCTTCCGATATCTGGCCGGATCAGCCCTCGGCGCGCTTCAGCGGCAGGGGCACGAAGCTGCGGGCCTCACCGCGGCGGACCAGCAGCAGGGCGTTGCGGCGGCCCTGCTTCTCCGCCTCCTTCACCGCCTCGCCGACCTGCTTCGGGTCGGTGACGGACTGCCCGTTGACCGTCTCGATCACATCGCCGGGGCGAAGCTGCTCCAGCGTCCGGTCGACTTCCGTCACCACCACGCCCTCGGCGTCGTCGGCGAGGGAGAGGCGCTGACGCCAGCGCTGATCCAGGCGGGAGAGCTTGAGACCGGCCACGTCGGCTTCGGCGCCGCCGCGGCCGGGAAGAGCGGCCTGCTCGCTGCCCGGAGGAGCGCCGACGGCGACCTCGATGGTGTGCTCACGCCCTTCGCGCCAGACCTTCATCTCCAATTCCGTGCCGGGGGCGACGCTGCCCACGGCGCGGGCCAGGGCGCGGGTGTCCTCCACAGCCTGCCCGTCCACCGTGCGGACCACGTCGCCAGCCTTCAGGCCGGCCTCCTCCGCCGGGCTGTCCGGATTGACGGAGGCGATAAGTGCGCCCTTGTCCTCCTTCAGGCCCAGCCCCTCGGCCAGATCGGGGGTGAGACCCTGGAGGGACACGCCGAGCCAGCCGCGCTCCACCCGGCCAGTAGCCTTCAGCTGCTCGATCACCGGCTTGGCGAGATTTGCCGGAATGGCGAAGCCGATGCCGACCGAGCCGCCATTGGGGCTGAAGATCGCGGTGTTGATGCCGATCACCTCGCCGGCCGCATTGAAGGTCGGGCCGCCGGAATTGCCGCGGTTGATGCTGGCGTCGATCTGGATGTAGTCGTCATAGGCATTGTTGCTGATCGCGCGGCCGCGGGCGGAGACGATGCCAGCCGTGACCGTTCCGCCCAGGCCGAACGGATTGCCGACGGCGATCACCCAGTCGCCGGGGCGCATCTTGTCGCTGTCGCCGAAGGTCAGGTGCGGCAGCGGCTTGTCAGCCTCCACCTTCAGTACGGCCAGATCGGTGCGGTCGTCCTGGCCGACAATGGTGGCCGCACGCTCCGTCCCGTCGGCGAAGGTCACGGTGACGTCGTCGGCACCCTCGATCACATGGCGGTTGGTGACGACATAGCCGTCGGCATCAATAACGAAGCCACTGCCCAAAGACCGGGCCTGCTCACCGCGCGGGCCGCCCTCGGGCAGGCCGGGGACGCCCGGCATGCCGAAGCGGCGCAGGAACTCCTCCATCTGCGGCGGCAGTTCGCGGGCGATCCTGTCCGGCATCTCCGCGGCGCGGGCGGCCGTGATGGTGACGACGGCCGGGCTCACATGCTCCACCAGGCCGGCGAAGCTGCCGGGCAGCCCGGCGACGGGCGCCGGGGCGATGGCGGCGCTGCTATTGCCGTTCGCGGCGTCTGCCGGATAGGTGGACAGGCCGGCGCCGAGTGCCGTGCCGGCCAACAGCGCCACGGCCAGGCTGCGGCGGACGGCGGTGGGGATGCGGCGAAGACTCATGGCAGGGTCACTCCTGACTGCATTTGAACTGCATGCTCCCGAAGATAGGGAACCATGCCCGTCCGCGGCCTGACGGCTGCATTAATTTGCGTTCATGTTCATCGGCGCGGCTCCAGGCCAGCATGACAGCGATTTCATCTTGCTGACATGACGCTTCAGCCGCGCCTGTGACACGATCAATGTGTCGGGTGCCGGAAACGGCCGGTGCGATTGCCCCTTCCCCCGGACGGGGCCGGTGCCCGGCAGCTCCTGTTGAGCTGAATCTCTTCGCGTTAGACTATCCCTGTTGATACCCCGCCTGACGGCCGGGCGGCCCCCACCGCCCGGCCGAACTTTTTGCAGGGGCAAGGGCGCGCCTGTAGAGTGATGCGCCGAAGGGACGGGCCCATGAAGATCCTGGTTATCGAAGACGACCGCGCCACCGCGGACTATCTGGTCAAAGGCCTGCGCGAGGCCGGCCATGTCGCCGATCACGCGGACAACGGCAAGGACGGCCTGTTCCTCGCGGCTTCCGAACATTACGACGCCATGATCGTGGACCGCATGCTGCCCGGCCGTGACGGGCTGAGCCTGCTCGAAGTGCTGCGCGCCACCGGCAATCAGACGCCGGCCGTGGTGCTGTCGGCGCTGGGCAGCGTGGATGACCGGGTGAAGGGGCTGCGCGCGGGGGCGGACGATTACCTGGTGAAGCCCTTTGCCTTCTCCGAGCTGCTGGCCCGGCTGGAAGCGCTGCAGCGCCGCTTCTCCGCCGCCGCACCGGTGACCCGCCTGCAGGTCGCCGATCTGGAGATGGACCTGCTGGCCCGCACGGTGAAGCGGGGCGGCAAGGCGGTGGACCTACTGCCGCGGGAGTTCCAGCTTCTGGAATTCCTGATGCGCAATGCCGGCCATGTAGTGACCCGCACCATGCTGCTGGAGAATGTCTGGGACTATCATTTCGACCCGCAGACCAATGTGATCGACGTCCATGTGGCGCGCCTGCGGCAGAAGATCGACAAGGACCATCCCGTGCCGCTGATCCAGACGGTACGGGGGGCAGGATACGTGCTGCGTGAACCGGCTTAGCTTCCTGCGCACCTCCACCTTCCGGCTGGCGGCCTTCTATCTGGGCCTGTTCACCCTGTCGGTCGGGGCAGTGCTGGGCGTGGTCTGGTGGTTCACCGCCGGCTTCGTGGAGCGGCAGGCCGAACAGACGGTTCTGCGGGAGGTGCAGGAGCTTCGCCATGCCTTGGCCACCCGCGGCCGGATCGGCTTCCTGCAACTGGTGTCCGACCGCAGCCAGGCGCAGCGCACCAACATGATCTATGCCGTGGCCAGCCCGCGGCTGGACATCGTGACCGGCAATCTCGCCCCCTGGCCGATTCCGGACGCGCGCTCGGGCTGGGTGGAGTTCGAGATCAAGACGGTGCGGGAGCCCGGCCCGTCCCGCCCGGCCATCGCCCTGGTCATCGACATGGGGAATTTCGGCTGGCTGCTGGTCGGCCACGACATGACGGAACGCTATCTACTGCGCGAGCAGCTCCTGACCGCGTTGATCTGGGCCGTGTCGCTGGCGCTGGTGGTGGGGGCGGGGGGCGCCGTGCTGATCAGCCGGCGGGTGGCGCGTCGCATCGACAGCATCAACACCACCATCGACCGCATCACCGCCGGAGCCTTTGCCGACCGCATGCCGCTCTCCGGCACGGATGACGAGCTGGATCGGCTTTCCGCCAAGCTGAACAGCATGCTGGACGAGATCGCGCGGCTGATGCTGAACCTGCGGCAGGTCACCGACAATGTGGCGCACGACCTCCGCACCCCGATGTCGCGCCTGCGCTCCCGCCTGGAGATGGCGCTGACGGACCAGAGGCTGAGCGAGGCGCAGCGCGGCCAGTTGGAGCAGGCGGTGGAGGAAATCGACCGCATGCTCTCCGTCTTCAAGGCCATCCTGGACATCGCGGCAGCCGAATCGGGCAGGGCGCGGGCCGATTTCGGCCCTGTCGATCTGGCCGCCCTGGCCGACAATGTGGCCGAGCTGTACCAGCCAGTGGCGGAGGAGAAGGGGCTGACGCTCACCCTTGATGCGGCGCCCGGCGTGACCGTTTCGGGCAGCGGGCAGCTCCTGGCGCAGGCGCTCAGCAATCTGGTCGAGAACGCAATCAAATATACGCCGCCGGGCGGCAGGGTTGCTGTGCGGGTCCTATCTGGCGCGCGCGCCGCATTGGCCGTGGAGGATAGCGGCCCCGGCGTGCCAGAGGCGCAGCGTGGGCGGGTGCTGGAGCGGTTCGTCCGGCTGGAGGAACACCGGGGCACGCCGGGCCACGGGTTGGGGCTGAGTCTCGTGGCCGCGGTTGCGCGGCTTCATGGTGCGGAACTGCGGCTGGAAGACAATGCGCCCGGTCTTCGCGCCATGCTGAGCTTCTCCGGCTGAGTCTTCATACCTTCTCCGGGATTGATGCAACACCGCATGGGGAGTTCCGCCAGCTGCCGTTCCATGCCAATTTGGCCGGCCCGAAAAGGCCCGAACCGTCCCGCGGACGGGGAGGGCAGATCCAAGAGCATGCGGAGGAGCAGTGCCATGACCCCCGACGATCCCGCCGCCCTGCTGCGCCGCCTGTTCGATACCGCCGTGCATGCGGTCGCGGCCGAAACCGCCGTGCCGCCCGCCCTGCCGGAGCCGCCGAAGGGCCGCACCGTGGTGGTGGCTGCCGGAAAGGCCGCCGCCGCGATGGCCGCGGTGGTGGAGGCGCACTGGCCGGGCGAGCTGTCGGGCTGGCGGTGACCCGCTACGGTCACGGCCTGCCGACCCGCAGGATTGAGGTGGTGGAGGCCTCCCACCCGGTGCCCGACGCCGCCGGGCAGGAGGCGGCGCGGCGCATCCTGGACATGGCGGCGGAGCTTGGGCCGGACGATCTGCTGCTCTGCCTGATCTCCGGCGGCGGCTCGTCCCTGCTGGCGCTGCCGGCACCGGGCATCACGCTTCAGGACAAGCAGGCGGTGGCGAAGGCGCTGCTGCGGTCGGGGGCGACGATCTCGGAGATCAATGCGGTACGCAAGCACCTCTCCGCCATTAAGGGCGGGCGTCTGGCGGCGGCGGCCTGGCCGGCGCGCTGCGTGACGCTGGCGGTGTCGGATGTGCCCGGCGACGATCCGGCGGTGATCGCCAGCGGTCCCACCGTGCCCGACCCCAGCACCTTCGCGGAGGCGCGCGCCGTGCTGGCGAAATACGGGATCGAGCCGCCGCCCGCCATCGCCGCCATCCTGGAGGAGGCAGCGGAGGAAAGCCCGAAGCCCGGCGACCCCAGTCTGGCCAATGCCGAGTTCCGCATGATCGCCACACCGATGCAGGCGCTTGAAGCCGCGGCGGCGGAAGCGCGTAAGGCCGGACTCAATCCCATCATTCTGGGCGACGATCTGGAAGGAGAGGCGCGGGAGCTGGGAGCCGCCCACGCCAAGTTGGCGATGGAGGCGGAGTCCGGCACGGTGATCC encodes the following:
- a CDS encoding DegQ family serine endoprotease; the protein is MSLRRIPTAVRRSLAVALLAGTALGAGLSTYPADAANGNSSAAIAPAPVAGLPGSFAGLVEHVSPAVVTITAARAAEMPDRIARELPPQMEEFLRRFGMPGVPGLPEGGPRGEQARSLGSGFVIDADGYVVTNRHVIEGADDVTVTFADGTERAATIVGQDDRTDLAVLKVEADKPLPHLTFGDSDKMRPGDWVIAVGNPFGLGGTVTAGIVSARGRAISNNAYDDYIQIDASINRGNSGGPTFNAAGEVIGINTAIFSPNGGSVGIGFAIPANLAKPVIEQLKATGRVERGWLGVSLQGLTPDLAEGLGLKEDKGALIASVNPDSPAEEAGLKAGDVVRTVDGQAVEDTRALARAVGSVAPGTELEMKVWREGREHTIEVAVGAPPGSEQAALPGRGGAEADVAGLKLSRLDQRWRQRLSLADDAEGVVVTEVDRTLEQLRPGDVIETVNGQSVTDPKQVGEAVKEAEKQGRRNALLLVRRGEARSFVPLPLKRAEG
- a CDS encoding GH3 family domain-containing protein, translating into MLDATPLFRLYARQRGRALDRQDPVEAQRRQLMCLLQRAAQTRFGRDHDFARIRTVEDFQSAVPLRRYEEMWEGWWKAVFPVLKDVSWPGHIPYLAATSGTTTGRTKYIPVSREMVRANRRAALDIIVHHLRARPYSRVLGGLNFMLGGSTAMEQLAPGVLAGDLSGIAANEIPAWARPFYYPPPDLARLSDWAEKVDRMGSASLELDIRTIGGTASWLLLYFDRLAELAPGRGRRAVDFYPNLELLVHGGVNFSPYRPAFEWMLEGSHAELREVYPASEGFVALADRGTGEGLRLMADNGLFFEFVPVVELDSPSPRRFWLENVETGVNYAIVLSSNAGLWSYILGDTVRFVETRPPRILVTGRTSYTLSAFGEHLIGEEIEQAVAEAAAESGATVVDFSVGAVLSDRPGSLGGHVWVVEFGGGPPQEDMLAGFASALDQSLSRQNADYKDHRAGGFGMAAPLVEPAPPGTFTEWMRRRGKLGGQHKVPRVIQDPDLLAGLRRMAAGNH
- a CDS encoding winged helix-turn-helix domain-containing protein, which gives rise to MKILVIEDDRATADYLVKGLREAGHVADHADNGKDGLFLAASEHYDAMIVDRMLPGRDGLSLLEVLRATGNQTPAVVLSALGSVDDRVKGLRAGADDYLVKPFAFSELLARLEALQRRFSAAAPVTRLQVADLEMDLLARTVKRGGKAVDLLPREFQLLEFLMRNAGHVVTRTMLLENVWDYHFDPQTNVIDVHVARLRQKIDKDHPVPLIQTVRGAGYVLREPA
- a CDS encoding penicillin acylase family protein, with translation MPDRRTLLGLLGLGARITARALRTRRKALSLQDRLSAIPAAGLPVQAPVRIRWNNHQIPYVLAEHDRDLAVGLGVVHAHLRLTQIEFMRRAAWGRLAEVLGPAAVQVDHMLRILNVPAALPGIMAGMPAETREWLEGFRDGINHVIANAPELPEEFRLLDFRPEPWSMEDLVALSRLAATDFTWKVWVPLLKLAGRPDWLKLWERMVGEDAIGVPSFAGGGLPGLNPALLDSMPALLGLFSRSGSNSVAVAAGRTAGGGAMIASDPHLGITLPNLWLLAGMKSPGHNAVGLMIPGVPVIGLGRNPRIAWGGTSLHAASSELVEVPAGTPLQERREVIRVRGGKPVAVTVRSRGDEPIISDAPLLPTRLGRVLALRWVGHRVSDELTSLLSVSRAADWEGFLSALEGYAVPALTMIYADQQGRVGTCMAAHLPRRPTKPPPDLVLGAEADEHWERMASVRNLPHCINPDGGVVASANDRPKGLEWMAVGWFFSPDDRVARLHELTGGGKVDGLVLRKAQRDVLMRSAIDIRDRLLALATGGAAATDPARDRLVGLLRDWDGHFTVEAEAPVALELLVYHLLRELHGKEDLDIYTHAWEPWALLRQDLAGLSAARLARAMKPAVQRTCKALDRHQNWGRMHRLRLRHPLGALPLVGKRYRFADVPAAGSNETLMKTAHGFSSGRHAVKLGAVARHISDLADPDCNDFCLLGGQDGFLGSSTFFDQFALWQEGRYIRLPLRPDTAEREMPHLTVLRPAGA
- a CDS encoding sensor histidine kinase, which codes for MNRLSFLRTSTFRLAAFYLGLFTLSVGAVLGVVWWFTAGFVERQAEQTVLREVQELRHALATRGRIGFLQLVSDRSQAQRTNMIYAVASPRLDIVTGNLAPWPIPDARSGWVEFEIKTVREPGPSRPAIALVIDMGNFGWLLVGHDMTERYLLREQLLTALIWAVSLALVVGAGGAVLISRRVARRIDSINTTIDRITAGAFADRMPLSGTDDELDRLSAKLNSMLDEIARLMLNLRQVTDNVAHDLRTPMSRLRSRLEMALTDQRLSEAQRGQLEQAVEEIDRMLSVFKAILDIAAAESGRARADFGPVDLAALADNVAELYQPVAEEKGLTLTLDAAPGVTVSGSGQLLAQALSNLVENAIKYTPPGGRVAVRVLSGARAALAVEDSGPGVPEAQRGRVLERFVRLEEHRGTPGHGLGLSLVAAVARLHGAELRLEDNAPGLRAMLSFSG